The Anguilla rostrata isolate EN2019 chromosome 2, ASM1855537v3, whole genome shotgun sequence genome contains the following window.
ataaagacattttgacACTAATTGCCAAAGCTATTGCTGAAGGTAAGTACAGCTGTTGTTATTTTCGTATTTGTTGATGCATTAATGAAGTCAACAAACTGCCTTGTATGAGCAATATTTTCTTTGCTGTTAGCACTCCCTGTTAATGTGTAATGCCGTAATGTGGCCTCATCATTCCGTTTTATGAgtattaaaaagcattttgaaacaGCGTGAGGAAATGGTTTGGAAGCTCAGCATAAATTCAAAAGTTTGAAGATCTCGGATCTCAATCGGGATACTactgttgtacctttgagcaaatgtaaataaaactaTCCGGCTGTATTTAAggattatgtttaaaaatgaaatctgtgTAAGCAAATAAACAGTGACTAAAACATCATCTATGAAATGTgtctcatgaaaaaaaaacactttgtttcCCCTTGTTATTAACGCAGCCTCCGATTCCATGGGGAACAGTGATGTTCTGGTGGGTGGCAAACAGTACACGTCCATCCAGGAGTTTGCCTCCGCCATCCCAAACCACCTGCTGCTGGGCTCACTGCTGGAGCACCTGTGCTTTGTGTATGAGAAAAACCCACACCGCTCTCGCCTGCTCTTCAAAGGTGAGCATTCCCTGTCTGTCACTTTTCTTGTCTGCAATGTTTTTCTGTCAGCCCCAGGAGGATGTGCCCCTTATATGATTGCACTTACCTTTAATGTGGTAAGAATTAAGAGTCCGTTGGACGGAATTGATTCTTTAACTTTTATTTCAGAAGGTATTTAGCATGGAATGCAAAGGGctgaaatgttcattaaaaacgAATGGTTTTGATTCAGAGCTTTAGATCTCCAGGTGTACACTAGAGCAGGGGTTCTGAAACTGTCCTCGGGACCCAGCTTATAAGTGTTTTTTATTCCAGTGGTAACTGCAACTTGTGAATTCCTACAGGCTGTCAGTTACTCATAATTACACACTGCCAGCGTCAGCTGAAGATGGATTTCTCCTCTTACAGGCGCATTATATCAGAAGTAGTTATGCATGCTATGACACATAAATGCCCCACATTCACATTCTAAGATTTTTAATTGGTAAGGTCAGTTaatactttcattttctttaatgtgctgtgtgattgCTATATAAAGAGATAACATTTTTTGACTGCCaagcttttgttgtttttatggcCGTCTCCTCAGTGACTGGTCAACGTTTGGCTGCAATGAACCTTCTGTCTCCACTGGCATTCAGTGATGAGTTCAGCACAGTGAGGCTGCAACACAACAGAGCCTTCACTGAGCTTCTCCGTGCTGCTAGTACATCGCTGTTCCCTCAGGTAACTCTATGAGTTTCATGCTGTACTCACACTCTGCTAGTTTCTCAGATCCATTTGCCATAATCCACCTGAGACAAAACTtaatttgtgcttgttttgctTCCAGGATCATAAGTATTTAAATTCTGATAACCAGAGCGTTACATTAAGGTAGgaatatttattgtgtttatttttatgataacaagtattttttgttatttattatgtttagtttatttaaaatgactacTCGCTGTTTTTGTCTTGATATTTCTTTCAATTCTCATTCTGGAACAATGTAGATATCAGATTTTTTCATACTTCTTGAATATTTGTAAGTCTCAAAATTtagaaaatacaattaaatacgAGAAATCATTTGAAATCATGACAGTTATTTACTTTATAGTCCTTAAGTTATTATGTTGAGAGATTTTGTCAATTAGCTGACTTGTAAAGCTTTTTTTGTATCCAACTGCATATGAAAGCGTGGAAACTTGTGGTATAGATTTCAAGTTTAAGTTTGcgtcacacatttttttttttcttgttatctTAGATCAAAGGAGGGCCTCTTCCAAGCACAGACATCTCGCTACCTCAGTGAGTTTGAGGAAATATGTACACTGGGCAAAGGCTCATATGGCAAAGTCTTCAAGGTACCACTAATCATTCTTCTAATGCGCCTAAGACCAAAGCAAAATAATACGATAATCAAAATATAATGGTCTTGGAATCTGTCCATATAGGTTGCTTGCCGGTGTATTTACTATACAATCTCTTACACTCAACAGGTGCTCAACAAGTTAGATGGCCAGAATTACGCTGTGAAGAAGGTTCATATCAAGAGTGTCACAAAGGATGACTGCATGAAGGTTCGTTGGAGGCTGACGTTCAGCGTCTGTATTTCAGACACGTTACTCTGCTAAGAGGCAAAAGAGAAGCACTGCTTCACAGAAACCTGTGTACATTAAAGGATGTGGTCGAGTTGAACAGAATTTTACGGATTTTATTGGCAGGTTCTCCGGGAGGTGAAGGTATTGTCCAGTCTGCAGCATGCCAATATAGTGGGCTATCACACTGCATGGATGGAGCATGTGCAACCTGCAGTGAAAAGTAAGTGTACAAACACTCTGTGGGACATATATGTAGTTTACATAATGCTTCAGTAAAACCTGTTTGAAATATAGTCCATCGCAGTCACTGTGTAGGACAGCACTGAAAATATGCAAACCTTTCAAGAAACCTCTTGGTATCAGTAATCATGATTCACATGTTTTTGtccaaaaaaattttattacattttggagTGTGGAATAAAAGTGGAATTTTGTAGAGCCAATTTGATCAACTTTTGTACATGTGAAGACATGTACAGTTTCTGAGATCGTATGCTTCCGTTTGTATGGTGAGATCATATCTAACAGATTCAGATAGCTTTAGCATTAGCAGTCATGCATTAGCAGGGGCCTTGGACAGTTGCAGGGCTTGCTGGACTTTATTACCACACTTACTTGGTTACATTAAAGCAGTTAAATGCAGTTAGCTCACCCCACATTGTTTCTAGTGTTTGAACTGGTTGTCGACATTAAAAACCTTTGCAGGACAAGGATTAGGATTATTAATTGTTGTGACCTCGACACTGTGACCTTTCTCTTTCAGCTGCCAAATCCATCCCTTCCAAATTTCCAGCTCTGGAAACTAATTCATTGAGAGACGAGTAAGGaaaccatttattttgttattgaagTGATGGCACTACATTGCTCAAGTCATACTTGTGGCATGACTTTTTTGTCGTGAGTTTTCCATCCAGTTTCCTTATTTACATATTACTTATTCTCAGTTGccgcccccaaactctggaatgccCTCCCCCTTGACATCCGTACCTCtgactcactcacctccttcaaatcCCGCCTTAAACCCCACCTCTTTTCCCTagcttttccccccccctttgagttcatgaaaagcgctatataaagtaaatttattattattattattattattattattattattattatttaacttgCTTTTGTCACTCTCGTCAGCAGTGCAGAGGAGAGTGATGCCAGCAGCGTTGGCTCCTCCATTGTGTTCAGGAGCTCTGGGAGTGCACAGGATGCACTCACGGATGTGAAGGCTTCAGAAAGCGCCCAGGAGCCAGGCTCAGTCTCCAGAGACCAGCAGAGCCCGGCGGCGTGTCCCAAAGCAGCCCTCAGCGAGGAGGACTACGTCCCCTGCGTGTTCCTGGGCCCGCAGCGCTCGGGGGCAGCTGGTTGCCCAGCTGCCAGCAGGGAGGGGTCAGCTCTCACAGGAGAGGAGCTCAGCAGGAACCAGCTGGAGATTAATAACAACTCCTACATGGACGTGGACAGCCAGGTGTGGGAGGAGAAGTGCCCTAAGGAGGTGAGAGAGCCACCAGTGCAGTGTAGCTCTCGCACTTTTAAGGGTCCTATATCAGTGGATGTGCACGCTTATAAGGCTGAAACCCTTAACGTCAACTGCAGCATTCAAAGTAGATACTAATAGTTCTTTAGCAGTGACACTAGTAATGAAGTCATCCTTAAAACAACTGCCACACCCAGTTATACATTATTATGTGGGTTACCCACTTTAATTAATAGACATTTATAATACATATTGTTTCAGTGTATTGCACTCTGTGGAATGCTAAGTGTCAGTTTTCTTTGCACGTTTGAAGGTGTGCACCTAAGGGTCTACATGTTTTTACAaatctatttttccttttttatagcTACTCAGAATGAAAACTTTTTGTTAAATAGATAGTACTCAGAAAACATTGTGGAGTGTATACCAAAAGTTGATGTGTGAGTACTATATTTGAGATGATGCCATGTTCaatgaatgcatttgcatttattgcaGCGTAGTGCTGTAGAACATTAGTGCAGAAATGGGGAGATTTGCTGTAGTggcttattttaaattatttatcgATTTATCCTTTATTTGCCAGGTATTCTTCTTCTCCTAGTAACATACAAGGTTGTCACCATTAATTAATTCAGCACATATTAAGGGCA
Protein-coding sequences here:
- the eif2ak1 gene encoding eukaryotic translation initiation factor 2-alpha kinase 1 isoform X3; this translates as MDRENKDILTLIAKAIAEASDSMGNSDVLVGGKQYTSIQEFASAIPNHLLLGSLLEHLCFVYEKNPHRSRLLFKVTGQRLAAMNLLSPLAFSDEFSTVRLQHNRAFTELLRAASTSLFPQDHKYLNSDNQSVTLRSKEGLFQAQTSRYLSEFEEICTLGKGSYGKVFKVLNKLDGQNYAVKKVHIKSVTKDDCMKVLREVKVLSSLQHANIVGYHTAWMEHVQPAVKTAKSIPSKFPALETNSLRDDSAEESDASSVGSSIVFRSSGSAQDALTDVKASESAQEPGSVSRDQQSPAACPKAALSEEDYVPCVFLGPQRSGAAGCPAASREGSALTGEELSRNQLEINNNSYMDVDSQVWEEKCPKEVQFCLMLYIQMQLCELSLRDWILERNSRPKEDLSDADPYGCVDTERTFNILRAILEGVKYIHSKGIMHRDLKPRNIFLHGLDCHVKIGDFGLACRDIIVDDPMQLPTSSHTSGSSHTTGVGTFVYASPEQLEGSHYDSKSDMYSVGMVALELFQPFGTEMERVQRLGELRQGKVPEALSERWPELAKYICLLTSPDPSLRPSAAQLLQSELFSGTDRVICRLQRKVQEQEEEIVQLRRQISELQSSQNAMQQTDLT
- the eif2ak1 gene encoding eukaryotic translation initiation factor 2-alpha kinase 1 isoform X5, with translation MEENPSNGNLVSVRTNLTLVTSSRRHAKNVFPFPQEEDVEFDTSDSMGNSDVLVGGKQYTSIQEFASAIPNHLLLGSLLEHLCFVYEKNPHRSRLLFKVTGQRLAAMNLLSPLAFSDEFSTVRLQHNRAFTELLRAASTSLFPQDHKYLNSDNQSVTLRSKEGLFQAQTSRYLSEFEEICTLGKGSYGKVFKVLNKLDGQNYAVKKVHIKSVTKDDCMKVLREVKVLSSLQHANIVGYHTAWMEHVQPAVKTAKSIPSKFPALETNSLRDDSAEESDASSVGSSIVFRSSGSAQDALTDVKASESAQEPGSVSRDQQSPAACPKAALSEEDYVPCVFLGPQRSGAAGCPAASREGSALTGEELSRNQLEINNNSYMDVDSQVWEEKCPKEVQFCLMLYIQMQLCELSLRDWILERNSRPKEDLSDADPYGCVDTERTFNILRAILEGVKYIHSKGIMHRDLKPRNIFLHGLDCHVKIGDFGLACRDIIVDDPMQLPTSSHTSGSSHTTGVGTFVYASPEQLEGSHYDSKSVLSYISQGLIFQNF
- the eif2ak1 gene encoding eukaryotic translation initiation factor 2-alpha kinase 1 isoform X1; amino-acid sequence: MEENPSNGNLVSVRTNLTLVTSSRRHAKNVFPFPQEEDVEFDTSDSMGNSDVLVGGKQYTSIQEFASAIPNHLLLGSLLEHLCFVYEKNPHRSRLLFKVTGQRLAAMNLLSPLAFSDEFSTVRLQHNRAFTELLRAASTSLFPQDHKYLNSDNQSVTLRSKEGLFQAQTSRYLSEFEEICTLGKGSYGKVFKVLNKLDGQNYAVKKVHIKSVTKDDCMKVLREVKVLSSLQHANIVGYHTAWMEHVQPAVKTAKSIPSKFPALETNSLRDDSAEESDASSVGSSIVFRSSGSAQDALTDVKASESAQEPGSVSRDQQSPAACPKAALSEEDYVPCVFLGPQRSGAAGCPAASREGSALTGEELSRNQLEINNNSYMDVDSQVWEEKCPKEVQFCLMLYIQMQLCELSLRDWILERNSRPKEDLSDADPYGCVDTERTFNILRAILEGVKYIHSKGIMHRDLKPRNIFLHGLDCHVKIGDFGLACRDIIVDDPMQLPTSSHTSGSSHTTGVGTFVYASPEQLEGSHYDSKSDMYSVGMVALELFQPFGTEMERVQRLGELRQGKVPEALSERWPELAKYICLLTSPDPSLRPSAAQLLQSELFSGTDRVICRLQRKVQEQEEEIVQLRRQISELQSSQNAMQQTDLT
- the eif2ak1 gene encoding eukaryotic translation initiation factor 2-alpha kinase 1 isoform X2, producing MEENPSNGNLVSVRTNLTLVTSSRRHAKNVFPFPQEEDVEFDTSDSMGNSDVLVGGKQYTSIQEFASAIPNHLLLGSLLEHLCFVYEKNPHRSRLLFKVTGQRLAAMNLLSPLAFSDEFSTVRLQHNRAFTELLRAASTSLFPQDHKYLNSDNQSVTLRSKEGLFQAQTSRYLSEFEEICTLGKGSYGKVFKVLNKLDGQNYAVKKVHIKSVTKDDCMKVLREVKVLSSLQHANIVGYHTAWMEHVQPAVKTAKSIPSKFPALETNSLRDDAEESDASSVGSSIVFRSSGSAQDALTDVKASESAQEPGSVSRDQQSPAACPKAALSEEDYVPCVFLGPQRSGAAGCPAASREGSALTGEELSRNQLEINNNSYMDVDSQVWEEKCPKEVQFCLMLYIQMQLCELSLRDWILERNSRPKEDLSDADPYGCVDTERTFNILRAILEGVKYIHSKGIMHRDLKPRNIFLHGLDCHVKIGDFGLACRDIIVDDPMQLPTSSHTSGSSHTTGVGTFVYASPEQLEGSHYDSKSDMYSVGMVALELFQPFGTEMERVQRLGELRQGKVPEALSERWPELAKYICLLTSPDPSLRPSAAQLLQSELFSGTDRVICRLQRKVQEQEEEIVQLRRQISELQSSQNAMQQTDLT
- the eif2ak1 gene encoding eukaryotic translation initiation factor 2-alpha kinase 1 isoform X4 produces the protein MGNSDVLVGGKQYTSIQEFASAIPNHLLLGSLLEHLCFVYEKNPHRSRLLFKVTGQRLAAMNLLSPLAFSDEFSTVRLQHNRAFTELLRAASTSLFPQDHKYLNSDNQSVTLRSKEGLFQAQTSRYLSEFEEICTLGKGSYGKVFKVLNKLDGQNYAVKKVHIKSVTKDDCMKVLREVKVLSSLQHANIVGYHTAWMEHVQPAVKTAKSIPSKFPALETNSLRDDSAEESDASSVGSSIVFRSSGSAQDALTDVKASESAQEPGSVSRDQQSPAACPKAALSEEDYVPCVFLGPQRSGAAGCPAASREGSALTGEELSRNQLEINNNSYMDVDSQVWEEKCPKEVQFCLMLYIQMQLCELSLRDWILERNSRPKEDLSDADPYGCVDTERTFNILRAILEGVKYIHSKGIMHRDLKPRNIFLHGLDCHVKIGDFGLACRDIIVDDPMQLPTSSHTSGSSHTTGVGTFVYASPEQLEGSHYDSKSDMYSVGMVALELFQPFGTEMERVQRLGELRQGKVPEALSERWPELAKYICLLTSPDPSLRPSAAQLLQSELFSGTDRVICRLQRKVQEQEEEIVQLRRQISELQSSQNAMQQTDLT